A window from Entomoplasma freundtii encodes these proteins:
- the rplL gene encoding 50S ribosomal protein L7/L12 encodes MAITKDEIIQALEEMTLVQLNELVKSIEDHFGVVAAAAVAAPAQEATAAAPTEVTVVISSVGAQKVAVIKAVKELTGLGLMDAKKLVDGATPIVVKENVKPEEGEKMKETLVAAGASVDLK; translated from the coding sequence ATGGCGATTACCAAAGATGAAATCATTCAAGCTTTAGAAGAAATGACTTTAGTACAATTGAATGAATTAGTAAAATCGATCGAAGATCATTTCGGAGTTGTTGCAGCAGCCGCTGTTGCTGCTCCAGCACAAGAAGCTACTGCAGCAGCCCCAACTGAAGTAACAGTTGTTATTAGTTCAGTAGGAGCACAAAAAGTAGCCGTTATTAAAGCAGTTAAAGAATTAACTGGTTTAGGATTAATGGATGCTAAAAAATTAGTTGATGGAGCAACTCCAATTGTGGTTAAAGAAAACGTTAAACCAGAAGAAGGAGAAAAAATGAAAGAAACTCTTGTTGCCGCTGGTGCAAGTGTTGACTTGAAATAA